A stretch of DNA from Micromonospora sp. WMMD1155:
CCAGCCGCAGCTCGGCCAGGCCGGTGAGCTGGGCGAGCAGCGGCCGGACCACCTCCACGGCCTGCAGGCGCTCCAACGGGATGGCCCGGGTACGCCGCCAGAGCAGCCCCTCGTACACCCGAAGCTCGCGGCCCACCACGTGGTAGCCGGTGTTGTACCAGCTCACCACCGACAGCACTGTCGCGCCGAGCGCCAGCACCGCCACCATGGCGGCGAACCAGCCGAAGCCCACCCGGGACAGCGTCGACCAGGACAACCCGGCGATCACTACGACCAGTGACTTGGCGCCGTGCAGGACAGGGCTGAGCGGGTGCAGACGTTGCCGGGGCTCGCCGGCGCCGCCCTCCGCCGGTGCCTGCCATGCGCCCGGCGGCACCGAGTCGTGCGGTGTCGGGACGGCGGGTGGCACGGTGCTCGGCTCGGCGGGCCCCTCGCTCATCGGGCCGGCCCTCGCGAACCCGGCTCACTCCTCGCGCTCACAGGGCCGTTCTTCGTTCGCGACTGCGGGGCTCGCAAACCCGGCTCACTCCTCGCGCTCACAGGGCCGTTCTTCGTTCGCGACTGCGGGGCTTGCAAACCCGGCTCACTCCTCGCGCTCACAGGCCCTCCGCCCGGTCTTCGCCGAGCGCGGTGAGCCGGTCGCGTAGCCGGGACGCCTCTGTGGGCCGCAGCCCGGGCACCCGGGCGTCGCTGGCCGCCGCGGCCGTGTGCAGCTGCACGGTGGCCAGGTCGAAGGCGCGCTCCAACGGCCCGGCGCTGACGTCGACGAACTGCATTCGCGAGTACGGAACGATGGAGAGCCGCCGGACCAGGAGCCCGTGCCGGACCAGCAGGTCGTTCTCCCGCTCCGCGTACCCCCAGGCCCGCACGGCGCGGACGATCGCGATGGCGCGCCACCCACCGAGCAGGGCGACGACGGCGACGGCCAACCCGAACAGCCAGTGGCCGCTCAGCGCCCAGCCCACGGCCGTCACCGCCAGCCCGACAGCGACCACGATCGCCAGCCGGATCAACTCCACCCAGATCAGGTCGGTGGAGATCGGCTGCCAGTCGACAGTGCTCGGCCAGGGCTCCAACGGCCCCCGCCCCGGCACAGGACCGGACGGGCCGGGCGCGTCGGGGGCGGCCGGCAGGAGGCCGGGTGCGGGCAGGTCGGGGGCCCGCTGGTCGGCGGCGGGCGCCGGACGGTGACCGGGTGGCAGCGCACCCGGTGGCAGCGGCGCCGGTGACGAGACGTCGGGTGCGGCGGGCTCCGGGCCGAGCGTGCCGGGTGCCGGAAACGCGCCGGGCGGCGGCTCGACGCCCGGTGGTGCGGAGGCCGGGGTGGGCGGCCAGGTCGGGGAGGTGGGGCCGGGGGAAGCCGGTGGGTCGCCGCTCACGTGTCGAGCGTAGGCGATCCGGGCACCGGAGTGACGGCACGTAGGAAGCCGCGAGCGTCCAGGAAGTCACCGAGGCTGCTCCGGTGTTCGGCGCAGGCCAGCCAGGTCTTGCGCCGGTCGGCGTCGTGCAGCCGGGGGTTGTTCCACTTCAGGGCCCAGACGGCGTCGGCCCGGCAGCCCCGGGCCGAGCAGACCAGGGCCTCGTCGGCGGGGGAGGGCATGCTCATCCCGGCCAGTCTAGGGCGGCGGGACGGAGAGTTTGAGCGCCGGGCGACCACGGGGGGAGCCGCCCGGCGACGGGATGAATCGTACACGCGGCGGGCCGATCCGTGCACACCCGCGTTTCGCGGTTCGGCCGTCGGGGACGGCGCGGTCCGGCCGCCGGGGACGGCGCGGCGAAAATCGGCTTCTCCCCACCTCGACACTCAGCAAGGCATGCGAGTCTTGATACCGCACCAGCCGCGACGACCGATTGATGCTGTGGAGGACCGGTGGCCCAGCCGACCATGCCCGACGCCCCGACGCCGAACGGGGCGGCACCACAGACGCCCGCGCCGGTGACCACACCCGCGCAGGACGCCACCCTGCTGGAGAAAGCGCTGTTCGAGATCAAACGCGTGATCGTCGGGCAGGACCGGATGGTGGAGCGGATGTTCGTCGCGCTGCTCGCCCGTGGTCACTGCCTGCTCGAAGGGGTGCCCGGGGTCGCCAAGACCCTCGCCGTGGAGACCCTCGCCAAGGTCGTCGGCGGGTCCTTCGCCCGGGTGCAGTTCACTCCGGACCTGGTGCCGGCCGACATCATGGGCACCCGCATCTACCGGCAGTCGAGCGAGAAGTTCGACGTCGAGCTGGGGCCGGTCTTCGTCAACTTCCTGCTCGCCGACGAGATCAACAGGGCTCCGGCGAAGGTGCAGTCCGCGCTGCTGGAGGTGATGAGCGAACGGCAGGTGTCCATCGGTGGGGAGAGCCACCGGGTGCCCGACCCGTTCCTGGTGATGGCCACCCAGAACCCGATCGAGCAGGAGGGGGTCTACCCGCTGCCGGAGGCGCAGCGCGACCGGTTCCTCATGAAGATCGTGGTGGGTTACCCGACCGACGCGGAGGAACGGGAGATCGTCTACCGGATGGGCGTGGCACCGCCGGAGCCGGTCGCGGTGTTCGACACCCCGGAGCTGATCGCCCTGCAACGCAAGGCCGACCAGGTCTTCGTGCACAACGCGCTCGTCGACTACGCGGTCCGGTTGGTGTTGGCCACCCGCGCCCCGGCCGAGCACGGCATGCCCGACGTCGCCCAACTGATCCAGTACGGGGCCAGCCCGCGCGCCTCACTGGGCCTGGTCCGGGCCACCCGCGCGTTGGCGCTGCTGCGGGGGCGCGACTACGCGTTGCCGCAGGACGTGCAGGACATCGCACCGGACATCCTGCGGCACCGGTTGGTGCTCAGCTACGACGCCCTCGCCGACGACGTGCCCGCCGACCACATCGTGCACCGGGTGATGTCGACGATCCCCCTGCCGGCTGTCGCGCCCCGGCAGCAGGCCACCCCGACGTCGAGCGTGCCCCCGCCGGGCGCCGGCTGGCCCGGGCAGCGCCCGTGACCTCACCCACCCCTCGTCCCGCCCCCCTCGCCGACCGCAGCGAGGCCGTGCTGTCCCGGCTTCAACTGCTGGTCACCCGCAAACTCGACGGCCTGCTCCAGGGCGACTACGCCGGCCTGCTCCCCGGGCCGGGCAGCGAGGCGGGGGAGTCCCGGGAGTACCGCCCCGGCGACGACGTACGCCGGATGGACTGGCCGGTCACCGCCCGCACCACGACCCCGCACGTGCGGCGTACGGTGGCCGACCGGGAGCTGGAGACGTGGCTGGCGCTGGACCTCTCGGCCAGCCTGGACTTCGGCACCGGGCAGTGGCTGAAACGGGAGGTGGTGGTCGCCGCCGCGGCTGCCATCACCCACCTGACCGTACGCGGTGGCAACCGGATCGGCGCGGTGATCGGCACCGGTGGCGGCGCTCCCGTTCCGACCCGACGATGGCGGGGCGCAGCGCCGCCGGCCGGCCCCGGAGTGCTCACCCGGCTGCCGGCCCGCTCGGGGCGCAAGGAGGCGCAGGGCCTCCTGCGTACCGTCGCCGGCGCCACCATCCGACCCGGCCGCGGTGACCTGGGCGCCCTGATCGAGATGCTCAACCGCCCGCCCCGACGACGCGGGGTGGTCGTGGTGGTCTCGGACTTCCTCGCGCCGGCCGAGCAGTGGGCCCGGCCGTTGCGCAAACTGCGGGTCCGCCACGACGTGCTGGCGATCGAGGTGGTCGACCCGCGCGAGCTGGAGCTGCCCGACGTGGGAGTGCTGCCGGTGGTCGACCCGGAGAGCGGGGAGCTGTACGAGGTGCAGACCGCCGACCCTCGGCTACGGCAGCGCTACGCCGACGCCGCCGCCGCCCAACGCGCCACGATCGCCGCCGCCCTGCGCGGCGCCGGTGCGGCCCACCTGCGTCTGCGTACCGACCGAGACTGGCTGCTGGACATGGTGCGATTCGTGGCCGCGCAGCGGCACGCCCGCACCAGGGGGACGACACGATGATCCGTTTCATGCAACCGTGGTGGCTGCTGGCCGTGCTGCCGGTGTTGGCACTCGCCGGGTTCTACCTCTGGCGGCAGCTGCACCGCCGGGCGTACGCGATGCGGTTCACGAACGTGGACCTGCTGCGTACGGTGGCGCCGAAGGGGCTGGGCTGGCGTCGGCACGTTCCGGCGACCGCGTTCCTGCTCTGCCTGCTGGTGCTGGCCAGCGCGTTGGCCCGGCCCGCGGTGGACACCAAGGAGCCGTTGGAGCGGGCCACCGTGATGCTCGCGATCGACGTGTCGTTGTCCATGCAGGCCGACGACGTGGCGCCGAATCGGCTGGAGGCGGCCCAGGAGGCGGCCAAGCAGTTCGTCGGCGAGCTGCCGGAGAGCTACAACCTGGGCCTGGTGTCGTTCGCCAAGGCGGCCAACGTTCTGGTGCCGCCGGGCAAGGACCGGGACGCGGTGACCAGTGCCATCGACGGGCTGGTGTTGGCCGAGGCGACCGCCACCGGTGAGGCCGTGTTCACCTGCCTGGAGGCGATCCGGTCGGTGCCGGCGGACGGCGCGGCGGGCATCCCGCCGGCCCGGATCGTGCTGCTCTCCGATGGTTTCCGCACCTCCGGGCGGGCGGTGGAGGAGGCGGCGGCGGCCGCGCAGGCGGCCAACGTCCCGGTCTCCACCATCGCGTTCGGTACCGACACCGGTCAGGTCGACATCGGCGGGCAGTTGCAGCGGGTGCCGGTGGACCGGTTGGCGCTCGCCGACCTCGCCGAGACCACCGAGGGCTACTTCTACGAGGCGGCGTCGGTGAGCGAGCTGAAGCAGGTCTACCAGGACATGGGCAGCTCGATCGGGTTCCGCACCGAGCCGCGCGAGGTGACCCAGTGGTACGCGGGGATCGCGTTGCTGTTGGCGCTCTGCGCGGGCGCGCTCAGTCTGCTCTGGTCGTCGCGGATGCTGTGAGCGGTCGTCGCGGATGCTCTGAGCGGTGGGCCGGATGCGGGAAGCGGTGGGCCGGCGGCGGACAGCGCCGCCGCCGGCCGACGGGGCGGACGACGGCCGCCGGCAACCGGAACGAGTGCCGAGGACGGTCAGTGACCGCCGCCGGCCAGGACGAAGACGACTGCCACCCAGACGGCGGCGAGGGTGAAGCCCAGCGGGGCGACGTAGCGGCTCATGGACGGCTCCGGGTGGCGGCAGGACGGTCCGCGATGCGGGGGCGGACCGCAGGGGGTGGGGACGCGCACACGAAGTCGTGACCGGGCGGCTCCCGGCGACCGCCCGGAGTCGGGCGGCGCGGCACACACACCTCGGCGTGGACCGAGGTGTGTCGGGAGCGAAGCGGGGTCAGCTCACCAGACTGAGTCGTGGCTCAGCGGGACTGACCATCGGCCCGGCCACGACTAGGAGGATCGCTATCTCGCACAGCGATCACCTCCTGCGGGTCGGGCGGGCCGGAACGTCGATGATCGTACACCGGGGACACCGCCGGGGCGTACTCGGCCGACCGGTCGGCAACCCCTCCACCGCCCGGTCGTCGCGGCGGCCGTGGTCGACCCGTCCGCACCACCGTGACCAGCACCGCGGCCAGCAGTGGCAGCCAGCCGAAACGGGCCAGCACCCAGCCCGGGCCGTCCGGCGCGGTGTGCAGCCCCGGCAGGGCCAGCCCGCCGCGGGCGGTGAGCGCGGTCACCGTCACCAGGATCGGCTGATGCCACAGGTAGATCCGGACCGCGTACCGGTTCACCTCGGCCACCGCACGGCCCGGTAGCGGTCGGGTCAGCAGCCGTTCCAGTGCCGGCCGAGCCAGCAGGCCCAGTCCGACCTGGGTGACCGCCAGTGCCACCGCCAGCAGCGACGGCGGGTTCAGGTTGGACACCCCGGCCCCGGGCACGCCGACCGCGCTCGCCGGATAGCCCAGCGCCAGCAACGCCGCGAGCGCGACAGCCCCACCGGCCGCCAGCGTGCCGGCCGTCCGTCGGCCGCCCAACCGCCCGTCGGCGTGCGCCACCCCCAACAGGTACGGCACCGACCACGCCGCCAGGACGGTGAGCGGCGGCAGGTCGGTCCCGGCCGGTGACAGGCGCACGGCCAGGTCGACCGCCGCGACCACCGCCACCGCCGGTGCGACGGTCCGGGCCACCCCCCAGCGGCGTACGGCGGCGCGCAGCGGGCTGGTCGCCGCGACCAGGAACACCAGTGGCACCAGGAACCACAGTGGACTGATCGCGAGTCGGAGCGCCACCGCGAGGGTGTCGTCCGGGGTACCGGCGACGGTGGCGGCGAGCAACACCGCAGCGCCCACCCCGAGCAGCGCCACCGTCGGCAGTAGCAGCCGGCGCAGCCGACGGGCCAGCCGACCGCCCGCCCGTCCCCGATGGCTCGCCAACGACCGGGTCGACCCGAAACCGGCGGTGAAGAAGAACAGCCCGAGCGTCTGCAACACCCAGGTCACCGGGGCCAGACCGGGCAGGGCGGTCAGTGGGCTGGCCTGGTGCAGCCCGCCGTCGCAGGTCAGCACCAACCCGGTGACCAGCCAGTGCCCCAGCACCACCCCGCCGATCGCGTACGCCCGTAACGCGTCGACGGCACGGTCCCGGTTCACCGGGCGTCCCCACTCCCGGCGTCGGAGCCGCCGAGCGCCACCGAGTCGGAGCCGCCGAGCGCCACCGCGTCGGAGCCGCCGAGCACCACCGTCGCCACCGCGACCAGCGTGGCGCTGCCCGACACGAGGTAGCCGTCGTGCCCGGCCACCCCGACCACCGGCAGCGGGCGCGCGCCGAACGCCTCGTCGCCGGGACGACGGCCGAAACCCAGGCCGAGCAGTCGCACCGGCGGCACCCGGCGGATCCAGTCGCTCGACGCCTCCGCCGCCCAGAACCGCCGCCGACCGGGCAGATCGGCGGCGTGCTGCACTCCGGCGCCGACACCGCCGAGACTGACCACGTCGGTCACCTGGGCGGGGGCGTCGACCGCCGCCAACGACACCACCAGCGCCCCGTAGCTGTGCCCGACCAAGGTGATCGTCGCCGCCGGACGTCGAGCGGCCAACTCCCGCAGCAACACGACCAACCCGCGCGCACCGCGCCGGGCGCTGCCAGCACCGGCTGCGGTCAGCACCCCGTCCGGCGGGTCGTAACCCAGCCAGGCCAGCACCGCCACCCGCGCCGTCGGGTCGATCGCCCGCAGCTCCCGGTAGAGCTGCCCGGCCTGCACCGCCGGCGCCCGGCGAGCCACCCCGCCCAACCCCCGGTCGAAGTCGGCGAGGGTGCTGCCCACCCCCGGCACCAGCACCGCGATCCGGTCCGCGCCGACCAGATCGCCGAACACCTCCACCGCACGGCCGTCGCCACGCGTGTCGAACGTCAGGAACCGGCGTCCGTCGGCCGCCCAGTCCGCGTACGGGGGGCCGGCCGCGAGCATCGCCGCCGCCATGACGGGGTACGCCTCGACGAACCCCGCCGCCGCCACCGGTTCGGGTCGGGTCGGCAGGACCAGGTTCACGCCCAGCAGCGCGGCCACCGCCACCCGACCGGCACCTCGTCGTCGCATCACTTCTCCCTCCGGAATGTCGTCCGGAGGGAGAGTGCGTGAGCGGTCGGCGCTCGATCGTCATCCCGGGGAGCCGTCTGTGGACTGGCTCCACGGGGCTACTCCCCGGCGGCCACCAGACCCGTCTCGTACGCCAGCACCACCGCCTGGACGCGGTCGCGCAGCCCCAGCTTCGCCAGGATCCGCCCGACGTGTGTCTTCACGGTCTGCTCGGCCACCACCAGGTCGGCGGCGATCTCCGTGTTGTTGCGGCCCCGGGCGATCAACCGCAGCACCTCGGTCTCGCGGGGAGTGAGCCCGGCCAGGTCGGTGGGGCGCGGACGGCGGCGCTCCGGGCGGGCGGCGAACTCGGCGATCAACCGGCGGGTGACCGCCGGGGCGAGCAGCGCGTCCCCGGCCGCCACCACCCGCACCGCCTGCACCAGGTCGGCGGCCGGGGCGTCCTTGAGCAGGAACCCGCTGGCCCCGGCGCGCAGCGCCTCGTACACGTAGTCGTCCAGGTCGAACGTGGTGAGGATGAGCACCCGGGGTCGCTGCGCCGAGCGGTCGCCGAGCAACATGCGGGTGGCGGCCAGCCCGTCCATGACCGGCATCCGCACGTCCATCAGCACCACGTCCGGGTCGAGGTGGCGGGCGGCGCTGACGGCCTGCTCGCCGTCGGCGGCGTCACCCACCACCAACAGGTCCGGTTGGGCGGCGAGCAGCGCACCGAAGCCCTGTCGGACCATCGCCTGGTCGTCGGCGATCAGCACCCGGATCATCGGTCCGCGCCCTCCGCGTCGTACGGCAACTCGGCCGCCACCGCGTAACCCCCGTCCGGTAGCGGCCCGGCGGTGAACGTACCGCCCAGCGAGGTGGCCCGCTCCCGCATACCGGTCAGGCCGTGCCCGGGACCACCGTCGACGGTCGGCCGGGCGTCGGCCGGGGAGTTCTCGACGCGTACCTCCAGGCGGGAAGGACCGACGCGGACGGTGACCCGCACCGCGGCGCCGGTCGCGTGCCGGGCCGCGTTGGCCAGGCCCTCCTGCACGATGCGGTACGCGGCCAGCCCGACCGGCGCGGGCACCCGCCCGTCGTCCGCCGGCCCGGCGTCCAGGGTGACCGGCAGCCCGGCCCGGCGGGCCGCGTCGACCATCGCGCCCAGGTCGCTCAGGTCCGGCTGC
This window harbors:
- a CDS encoding PH domain-containing protein — translated: MPAAPDAPGPSGPVPGRGPLEPWPSTVDWQPISTDLIWVELIRLAIVVAVGLAVTAVGWALSGHWLFGLAVAVVALLGGWRAIAIVRAVRAWGYAERENDLLVRHGLLVRRLSIVPYSRMQFVDVSAGPLERAFDLATVQLHTAAAASDARVPGLRPTEASRLRDRLTALGEDRAEGL
- a CDS encoding MoxR family ATPase — encoded protein: MAQPTMPDAPTPNGAAPQTPAPVTTPAQDATLLEKALFEIKRVIVGQDRMVERMFVALLARGHCLLEGVPGVAKTLAVETLAKVVGGSFARVQFTPDLVPADIMGTRIYRQSSEKFDVELGPVFVNFLLADEINRAPAKVQSALLEVMSERQVSIGGESHRVPDPFLVMATQNPIEQEGVYPLPEAQRDRFLMKIVVGYPTDAEEREIVYRMGVAPPEPVAVFDTPELIALQRKADQVFVHNALVDYAVRLVLATRAPAEHGMPDVAQLIQYGASPRASLGLVRATRALALLRGRDYALPQDVQDIAPDILRHRLVLSYDALADDVPADHIVHRVMSTIPLPAVAPRQQATPTSSVPPPGAGWPGQRP
- a CDS encoding DUF58 domain-containing protein, with the protein product MARAAPVTSPTPRPAPLADRSEAVLSRLQLLVTRKLDGLLQGDYAGLLPGPGSEAGESREYRPGDDVRRMDWPVTARTTTPHVRRTVADRELETWLALDLSASLDFGTGQWLKREVVVAAAAAITHLTVRGGNRIGAVIGTGGGAPVPTRRWRGAAPPAGPGVLTRLPARSGRKEAQGLLRTVAGATIRPGRGDLGALIEMLNRPPRRRGVVVVVSDFLAPAEQWARPLRKLRVRHDVLAIEVVDPRELELPDVGVLPVVDPESGELYEVQTADPRLRQRYADAAAAQRATIAAALRGAGAAHLRLRTDRDWLLDMVRFVAAQRHARTRGTTR
- a CDS encoding VWA domain-containing protein; translation: MIRFMQPWWLLAVLPVLALAGFYLWRQLHRRAYAMRFTNVDLLRTVAPKGLGWRRHVPATAFLLCLLVLASALARPAVDTKEPLERATVMLAIDVSLSMQADDVAPNRLEAAQEAAKQFVGELPESYNLGLVSFAKAANVLVPPGKDRDAVTSAIDGLVLAEATATGEAVFTCLEAIRSVPADGAAGIPPARIVLLSDGFRTSGRAVEEAAAAAQAANVPVSTIAFGTDTGQVDIGGQLQRVPVDRLALADLAETTEGYFYEAASVSELKQVYQDMGSSIGFRTEPREVTQWYAGIALLLALCAGALSLLWSSRML
- a CDS encoding acyltransferase family protein; amino-acid sequence: MNRDRAVDALRAYAIGGVVLGHWLVTGLVLTCDGGLHQASPLTALPGLAPVTWVLQTLGLFFFTAGFGSTRSLASHRGRAGGRLARRLRRLLLPTVALLGVGAAVLLAATVAGTPDDTLAVALRLAISPLWFLVPLVFLVAATSPLRAAVRRWGVARTVAPAVAVVAAVDLAVRLSPAGTDLPPLTVLAAWSVPYLLGVAHADGRLGGRRTAGTLAAGGAVALAALLALGYPASAVGVPGAGVSNLNPPSLLAVALAVTQVGLGLLARPALERLLTRPLPGRAVAEVNRYAVRIYLWHQPILVTVTALTARGGLALPGLHTAPDGPGWVLARFGWLPLLAAVLVTVVRTGRPRPPRRPGGGGVADRSAEYAPAVSPVYDHRRSGPPDPQEVIAVRDSDPPSRGRADGQSR
- a CDS encoding alpha/beta hydrolase; amino-acid sequence: MRRRGAGRVAVAALLGVNLVLPTRPEPVAAAGFVEAYPVMAAAMLAAGPPYADWAADGRRFLTFDTRGDGRAVEVFGDLVGADRIAVLVPGVGSTLADFDRGLGGVARRAPAVQAGQLYRELRAIDPTARVAVLAWLGYDPPDGVLTAAGAGSARRGARGLVVLLRELAARRPAATITLVGHSYGALVVSLAAVDAPAQVTDVVSLGGVGAGVQHAADLPGRRRFWAAEASSDWIRRVPPVRLLGLGFGRRPGDEAFGARPLPVVGVAGHDGYLVSGSATLVAVATVVLGGSDAVALGGSDSVALGGSDAGSGDAR
- a CDS encoding response regulator transcription factor, whose product is MIRVLIADDQAMVRQGFGALLAAQPDLLVVGDAADGEQAVSAARHLDPDVVLMDVRMPVMDGLAATRMLLGDRSAQRPRVLILTTFDLDDYVYEALRAGASGFLLKDAPAADLVQAVRVVAAGDALLAPAVTRRLIAEFAARPERRRPRPTDLAGLTPRETEVLRLIARGRNNTEIAADLVVAEQTVKTHVGRILAKLGLRDRVQAVVLAYETGLVAAGE